ACCGACGTCCTCCGGAGGGACGTCGCCGACAGCACGCGGGAGCATTCCCCCCTGAAGGTGGCCGACGGGGCGGTGTACGTCGACTCGACGACGCTTTCGGTCGACGAGGTGGTCGAGCGGATGCTTTCCCGCCTCCCCAAGGCGCCCCGGTGAAGCGGATCCTGATCGCGCGCAGCGCGGGATTCTGCTTCGGCGTCAAGCGCGCCATCGCCATCGCCGACGAGACGGCGGGGAAGGAGCGGAGCGGCGGGGGCAAGGGCGGCCCCATCCATTCGCTGGGCCCCATCATCCACAACCCGCAGGCGGTCGAACAGCTCGAGAAAAAAGGGGTGCGCGTCGTCGGGACGGTCGACGAGATCTCCTGCGGGAAGGCGATCA
This genomic interval from Deltaproteobacteria bacterium contains the following:
- a CDS encoding 4-hydroxy-3-methylbut-2-enyl diphosphate reductase, producing MLIARSAGFCFGVKRAIAIADETAGKERSGGGKGGPIHSLGPIIHNPQAVEQLEKKGVRVVGTVDEISCGKAI